The DNA region GGTGTCGCAGATCATCCTGCCGATCGTCAGGCGGTCCCGGCCGCCCCTGGAGCTGATGCTGTTCGGAGCCGACCACACCTTTTCGTTCCCCTCCGGCCATGTCCTGGGCGCCTGCGACTTCCTGTTGGTCACTGCGTTCCTGATTTTCTCCCGGCGCGAAAACCCGCGGGCGGCCGTCATCGGCTTTGTGGGTGCCGGCATCGGGATTCTCCTCGCCTCGATAAGCCGGCTTTACCTGGGCTACCACTGGGTGAGTGACGCCCTGGCATCCATCTTCCTGTCGCTCGTCATCCTGGGAGCCGCCATTGCGCTGGACACGTGGCGGACTGCCCGGATCCCCGGCGAACGGATCACGGGTGAGCTCTCCAAGGCAGACGCGCCGGGGGACTGAGGCCACATGGCAACCGAAGAGGACGTTCGCCGGGCCTGCCTGGCATTGCCGGGGGTTACTGAGCGCAGCAGCTGGAACCAGCCCGCCTGGTTTGCCAAGACCCTCATGGCCCGCATCTGGGAAGACGGCATCCTTACGGTCAAAACGGAAGAGCGTGAAGCCCTCGCCGGTACCGATCCTCAAACCTACTTCTGGACGCCGCACCACCAGCGTTCGCCCCAGCTGGTGCTGATCCGCCTGGAAAGGGTGGGCGCGGATGAACTCGCCGAACTGCTCGAGGAGTCATACCTGCTGGCCGGTGGGCGGGGCCCGGTTTGAGCGTGCCAGTCCCTGGCTAGGTCCCCGGACGTGACCGCGCACGTTTGAGTGCGCGGTGCAGTTTGGCGTTCGCTGCCTCAAGTTCCAGGACCTTGGCTACTCCTGCCAGGTTGAGTCCCTGGTCCAAGAGTTCTCCGATATGCAGCAGCATGGCTATGTCCGAATCGCTGTACTGGCGGGTGCCGCCAGACGTGCGGACCGGAGTGAGCAGGCCCCTGGTTTCATAGAGCCGGATGTTCTGCTGTCCTGTTCCCGCCAGCTTGGCTGCCACCGAGATGGCGTACAGCGCACGCCCTGCCCTGGGTTCCGGCAACCGCCCTGATGAACCGTCTGTCATGTCTTCTCCAAAAATCCTTCTCAAGAATCCTTCGTGCGGTCTTGCCTCAGTTTCCCACTGGTGCTATAAAAAATCTATATCCACCACCATAGATAACGACGTGGATATGACTGGATTTCAACATCTAGGAACTGAAGGAGTAGGAAATGATGTTGATGCGTACGGACCCGTTCCGTGAGCTGGACCGGCTCACCCAGCAGGTCTTTGGTACAGCGGCCCGGCCGGCGGCCATGCCCATGGACGCGTGGCAGGAAGACGGCGAATTTGTGGTCGCGTTCGACCTTCCGGGTGTCAAGGTGGACTCCGTGGACCTGAACGTCGAGCGCAATGTACTGACGGTCAGGGCGGAGCGCCAGGACCCCACGCAGCCCAATATCGAACTGGTGGCCTCGGAGCGTCCGCGCGGTGTTTTCAGCCGGCAGCTCATCCTCGGCGACACGCTGGATACGGACAATATCAAGGCCAGTTACGACCAGGGCGTTCTGACGCTGCGGATCCCCGTGGCGGAACAGGCCAAGCCGCGCAAGATCGAAATCGAAACCAAGCAGGAGCAGATGCACGAGATCGGAACCTAGCCGGTTCGGTGCGGGCGCAGGCAGCGTGACGTCGTGCCTGCGCCCGCCGTCGTCCGCTGGTGAAGGGCCCAGATATGGACAGCTTTCCGGACTACTATGCTGCACTGCGTGTAGAACCCGGGGCCACGCAGCAGGAGATCTCGCGTGCCTACCGGACACTGATGCGCACCCACCACCCGGACGTCGACGGCGGCGCAGGGGGCGGCGCAGCAGTGGACCGCGGGGTAAAAGACAATGAGCTGCTGATGATCATGCAGGCGTTCTCCGTCCTCCGCGATCCAGAACGGCGGGAAGCCTACGATCGAACTATCGCGGGGCAGGAGGAAAGCGGCGCCGCTCCGCACAGCGTCCCGGTCCGGAAGGTACACAGCCAGGCCGAACCTTCCGCCCACACCATCCGGATCACCCCGGTGCGCTGGGAAAGCGGACCATGGGTGTGATGCAGCAACAGCCGAGGCAGCCACAACCGCAAGGAGGCGGACAAAACCATGAGGCGGACAAAACCATGAGCGAGTGGCGTCGCTACGATTCCCACCTGATTCCCGCGTTCCATGAACGTTTCGAAGAACGCTGGGGCCAGGGGACTGCCCCCTTCCTGGACCCTGAAGCGCACGAGGAGCCCGTTCCCCGCGCCCAATGGATCAACCCCTCCACCGGCGCAGCACTGGCAGTTGTTCCCGTGTGGACGTCCGAGGAGGGGCAGCAGCGTTCCTTCGGCGTTTTCTACCTCCCGCCTGCCGGAGACATCTGGGTGCTCCGGCCCGGTTACACCGGTTATCTCGAACCAGCGGACGGCGACACCGAACACCTCGCGACGCTCCGGAACGATGCCTTCAGGAAAGCCGTGGCACATGCCAAGGAGTTCCTGTTCGGCTCGCAGTAAACGTTCCGTCAGCCGAGCGCGGGGAGGTCTGCGGCCCTCGCCGGTTCGCCGCTGCCCAGCAGGCTGCGGGTGAGGGATTCGGCGTCGGCCATCAGGTCCTCCACCGCGGCGGCCAAATGGGCATCGGACGCCGGGATGCTGTCCAACGCCGCTGCCACCACCGCCCGCCGGACCAACTCCCGGGCGAATGAGGCGGTGGTGCCGGCGGTCTGCTCGGCGGCGGCGTCCAGTGCTTCGGCGCTGAAAGCCACCTGCCGCCCGTACAGCTTCAGCAGACCCACCCGTTCCTCCAAGGCCGGGAGCGGGATTTCCACGGCCAGGTCCACCCGGCCGGGGCGCTGCGCCAGGGCGCGCTCCAGCAAGTCAGGCCGGTTCGTGGTGAGGACAAATGCGACGTCGGCGTCGTTGTCCAGCCCGTCCATGGCATCCAGCACGTCAAAAAGCAGCGGCTGCGGTCCGTGCCCGAAGCTCCTGTCTTCGGCGATCAGGTCGCAGTCCTCCAGGACCACAATCGAGGGCTGCAGCGCCCTGGCCATGCGCGCCGCGTCCGAGATCCTTGCGAGCGAACCGCCTGAGAGGAGGATCGCCGTCGCCCCTTCGCTCTGGCTCAGCAGGTAACGCACCGTATGTGTCTTGCCGGTTCCAGGCCGGCCGTAAAGCAGGATGCCCCGCTTGAGGTGCTGGCCGTGGCGCTTGAGGGATTCGCGGTGGGTTGCGATGCCCACAGTATGGTCCGCCACCTTCTGCAGGAGCCCACCGGGAAGGATGACGTCCGAAGCCGGCAGATTGGGGCGGTGGTGGAAGGTGACCCCGGCGCTGCTTGGCCCGTATTCTGCCGTGGTCAGCGAGATGATCTGGCCCTTGAGCACGCTTTGGCTCTCCATCCGGCTGCGGTACTCGGCCAGGAAGTCCGAGCCGGCTTGCGGATCCGCCGCCAACAGTTCCAGGGATGCGGACGGGCGCCCGGAACGCGGGTCCGCGTCGCGCTGCAGGACGGCCATGGGGTAGCCGGCAAAGGTGAAGAGCCAAAGACCCAGCGCCACTGCCTGGCGCTGCTTTTCAGGTCCCACCGCCAGGTTGGTGTAGTCAGGCTGCGACAACGGAAACTGCGGGAAGAGCTGGGACTGCTGCACCATGTCACTCAGGGACTGGTGGTGCCGCTGGCCGCCGCCGCCGATCCCCACCAGCCGGCTGTCCGGGTCCTGGGCGGCGAACTCCGCCATCAGGATGTCCGCGTCCACGAAACGGTGAAGCGGGACGTTTTCCACCACCACGGCCAGGCTTTCGGCCGGTGCACCCAGATGCTCCGTCAAGGCCTCCAACAGTTGCTTTCCTGCCTGCTGCCGGGGGTTTCCGGCCTGCGCCAGCTGGACCAACGCGGCAAAATCGTCGATGAACTTCCCCAGTTTTTCATCCATCCCCTGACCCTAGCAGGAGGCGTCGACACGACGGCCGGAGCCTCCGCTGGCCCACCTGTTACGGCCGCAAATTTTCCCTCGTCAGGGGGTCCGGCCATGTGTCATTCTGGGACTTACCAGTTCCGCACCCAGCAAAGGAGTTGGCCATGTTCACGCCCAAGGGAACGACCACCGGCTTGCCCACGGAGCGCAAGGGAATCATGCGAGGATATGGTCCGGACATCGCGTTGTCCAAGGACCCCGCAGGCATCATTTCTCTCCGTCGTTAAGGGCTGATTTCCATGCACATCACCGCCAAGGACCTGGCTGGACTCATTCCGCCTGGGTTCACGCTGGGCGTTGCCACGTCCGCATTCCAGATCGAGGGCGCGCTCGACGAGGACGGCCGCGGTCCGGCCGGCTGGGATGTGTTCTCGGCCAAGCCGGGGGCCATCGTGGACGGCCACAGCCCCGCCGTAGCCAGCGACCACTACCACCGGATGCCTGATGACGTGGCCCAGATGAAGCAGCTGGGCGTGGACTCCTACCGCTTCTCGCTCTCCTGGCCGCGCATCCAGCCCAAGGGCAGCGGGCCGGTGAATCGTGCCGGGCTGGACTTCTATGACCGTCTCCTGGACGAACTGCTGGCCAACGGCATCTCGCCGATGGTGACCATCTACCACTGGGATACACCACTGGCCCTGGACGACGCCGGCGGCTGGCTCAACCGGGACACCGCCTACCGTCTCGGGGAGTTCGCTGCGATCGCCGCCGCTGCCTACGGCGACCGCGTAGCGCGCTGGGTGACCATCAACGAGCCCGCCACGGTCGCCACCAATGGTTACACCCTGGGCCTTCACTCGCCCGGGGAGGCGCTGCTGCTCGATGCCCTACCCGCTGTGCACCACCAACTGCTGGGCCACGGCCTGGCCGTCCAGGCGTTGCGGGCGGCGGGGGTGCCGGGAGAGATCGGCATGTCCAACGTGTATTCACCAATGGTTCCCAATACCATCAATCCCCTGGACAAGCTGAGCGCCGGCGTCATGGACATCGCGCAGAACCGGCTTTATGCGGATCCTGTGCTCACAGGCAAATACCCGGACCTGATCCGGGCCGCGAAGTTCTTTGGCTCCTTTGACCACCCGGATGAGGACATGCTGATCATCTCCCAGCCGCTGGACTTCTACGGGCTCAACTACTACATGCCCACCAAGGTGGCGGTGGGTTCCGGTGACGGTGCCGTTCCGGCGGGGATGGCGGAAGCCATGGGGTCTGACCTCACCGCGGCCGCCGGCAGCGGGACGCCCTTCCACATTGAGCCCTGGCCCGAAGCGGACATCACCGCCTACGGCTGGCCGGTGAAGCCCGAATACATGGGCGTGGCCCTGAAGGAAATGGCAGAGCGCTACCCCAACCTGCCGCCCGTCATCCTCACCGAGATCGGCGCCAGCTTCGAGGACATCATCGTCCGCGACAAGTCCACCAATAACACGTTCATCCCGGACGAGCGGAGGCTCAAGTACCTTTCGGACCACATCGAAACTGCGCTGCGGGCCACGGCGCCGGGCGGAGAAGCTGAGGCTATAGACCTGCGTGGTGTGTACGTGTGGTCGCTCCTGGACAACTTCGAGTGGTCAGCCGGCTTAAACCAGCCGTTCGGCCTGCTCCATGTGGACTTCGACACCCTGGAAAGGACGCCTAAGGCGTCCTACTTCTGGCTTCAGGAACTCATCGAGGAACGGAACTTGGCCACGGCGGCGGACGCCGCCGTCGCCAAGGCCATCGGCCCGAAGCCCACTGATTCGGAAGCGCCGGACGACGACGTTCCCGCGCTGGACGCCACAGCTTAGCCAGCCGGCCGTACTTCAGGCAGGAGCTTCCCGGGCCAGAAGCCTAGAGGAGATCAAGGGTTGTGAGCTGCTTCGCCATTCCGGCGCCGTCGGGCGAATAGATCCACGGCACCACTGAGGTGCTGTGGTCGCCGTCGTCGGAGTGGCCGCCGGCGAACACCGACTCGCTGATGGAAAGCTGCCGGATGGCGATGGCAGCCACCTTGTCCGCATGTTCCCGGGCGAAACCCGAGTAGATTTGCTCGTCGTGCTGGCCATTGTCACCGATCAGGAGCCAGCGCATGTCCGGAAATTCCTTGGCAAGGCGTTCCAGGTTGCGGTGCTTGTGGTCCTGCCCACTGCGGAACCAGCGGTCCTGGGTCAGTCCCCAGTCCGTGAGCAGGAGGGCGCCGGACGGATACATGTTGCGGTTCAGGAACCGCCCCAGGGTGGGGGCCGCGTTCCAGGGGCCCGTGGACAGGTAGATCACCGGGGCGTCCGGGTGTTCAACGGTGAGCCGGTCCAGCAGGACTGCCATCCCGGGAGTGGCCATCCTGGCGCGTTCGCTCAGTACAAAGGTGTTCCACAGGGCCAGGAAAGGACGTGGCAGGGCGGTGACCATCACCGTATCGTCGATGTCGGAAACG from Arthrobacter pascens includes:
- a CDS encoding MerR family transcriptional regulator, which gives rise to MTDGSSGRLPEPRAGRALYAISVAAKLAGTGQQNIRLYETRGLLTPVRTSGGTRQYSDSDIAMLLHIGELLDQGLNLAGVAKVLELEAANAKLHRALKRARSRPGT
- a CDS encoding AAA family ATPase, which codes for MDEKLGKFIDDFAALVQLAQAGNPRQQAGKQLLEALTEHLGAPAESLAVVVENVPLHRFVDADILMAEFAAQDPDSRLVGIGGGGQRHHQSLSDMVQQSQLFPQFPLSQPDYTNLAVGPEKQRQAVALGLWLFTFAGYPMAVLQRDADPRSGRPSASLELLAADPQAGSDFLAEYRSRMESQSVLKGQIISLTTAEYGPSSAGVTFHHRPNLPASDVILPGGLLQKVADHTVGIATHRESLKRHGQHLKRGILLYGRPGTGKTHTVRYLLSQSEGATAILLSGGSLARISDAARMARALQPSIVVLEDCDLIAEDRSFGHGPQPLLFDVLDAMDGLDNDADVAFVLTTNRPDLLERALAQRPGRVDLAVEIPLPALEERVGLLKLYGRQVAFSAEALDAAAEQTAGTTASFARELVRRAVVAAALDSIPASDAHLAAAVEDLMADAESLTRSLLGSGEPARAADLPALG
- a CDS encoding J domain-containing protein — its product is MDSFPDYYAALRVEPGATQQEISRAYRTLMRTHHPDVDGGAGGGAAVDRGVKDNELLMIMQAFSVLRDPERREAYDRTIAGQEESGAAPHSVPVRKVHSQAEPSAHTIRITPVRWESGPWV
- a CDS encoding App1 family protein, producing the protein MDRAPQDSSQNAPQVAPNGTPHGTTVSGNQVFRLAHRLSDGVNVARMKLARRWNFVPQTVAYQGYGSTGWVRVLGRVLLTKKPAPGSSAEHAARNGTQNVRGWRAFTSVPVHFTDVEITIGDVVTRVKADRGGLIDTVVDVQLSPGWHTAVLRAAGTDPVEALIRVIAPDVKFGIVSDIDDTVMVTALPRPFLALWNTFVLSERARMATPGMAVLLDRLTVEHPDAPVIYLSTGPWNAAPTLGRFLNRNMYPSGALLLTDWGLTQDRWFRSGQDHKHRNLERLAKEFPDMRWLLIGDNGQHDEQIYSGFAREHADKVAAIAIRQLSISESVFAGGHSDDGDHSTSVVPWIYSPDGAGMAKQLTTLDLL
- a CDS encoding MmcQ/YjbR family DNA-binding protein, with product MATEEDVRRACLALPGVTERSSWNQPAWFAKTLMARIWEDGILTVKTEEREALAGTDPQTYFWTPHHQRSPQLVLIRLERVGADELAELLEESYLLAGGRGPV
- a CDS encoding Hsp20/alpha crystallin family protein — translated: MLMRTDPFRELDRLTQQVFGTAARPAAMPMDAWQEDGEFVVAFDLPGVKVDSVDLNVERNVLTVRAERQDPTQPNIELVASERPRGVFSRQLILGDTLDTDNIKASYDQGVLTLRIPVAEQAKPRKIEIETKQEQMHEIGT
- a CDS encoding glycoside hydrolase family 1 protein, with amino-acid sequence MHITAKDLAGLIPPGFTLGVATSAFQIEGALDEDGRGPAGWDVFSAKPGAIVDGHSPAVASDHYHRMPDDVAQMKQLGVDSYRFSLSWPRIQPKGSGPVNRAGLDFYDRLLDELLANGISPMVTIYHWDTPLALDDAGGWLNRDTAYRLGEFAAIAAAAYGDRVARWVTINEPATVATNGYTLGLHSPGEALLLDALPAVHHQLLGHGLAVQALRAAGVPGEIGMSNVYSPMVPNTINPLDKLSAGVMDIAQNRLYADPVLTGKYPDLIRAAKFFGSFDHPDEDMLIISQPLDFYGLNYYMPTKVAVGSGDGAVPAGMAEAMGSDLTAAAGSGTPFHIEPWPEADITAYGWPVKPEYMGVALKEMAERYPNLPPVILTEIGASFEDIIVRDKSTNNTFIPDERRLKYLSDHIETALRATAPGGEAEAIDLRGVYVWSLLDNFEWSAGLNQPFGLLHVDFDTLERTPKASYFWLQELIEERNLATAADAAVAKAIGPKPTDSEAPDDDVPALDATA